ACGCCGGCGTTGTTCATCAGGACCGAGACCGGGCCGAAGCGGTCGGCGACCGCATTCGCGAGGCCATCGACCGAAGCCGCGTCCGACACGTCGGTGACATGGCCGAACACTTCACCCGCGCCGGACAGGCCCTCGACGGCGCCCGGCAGGGTCTCCTCGTCGTGGTCGGCGAGGCAGACGCGTAGCCCGGAGCGAACGAGTCGCTCGGCCGTGGCGAGCCCGATGCCGCTCGCGCCGCCGGTGATCACGGCGACGTTGCCCTCGGCGAGGGCGGGGTGGATGTCGGAGGACATGAGGATCTCCTCGGGAGGGATGTGCCGAAAAATATTAGCTTGACGATGTTAATTTAACAGTGATATAAATACGCGGTCGGAGGCGCCATGGCCAGACCCCAGCGCAGCGAGAGCGAGATCGAGGCCTTCCGCGAGCAGGCTGCCGCCGCGGCGCTCGAGATGGTCGAGGAGGACGGCGTCGCCAGTCTGACCCTGCGCCGCCTCGCCCAGCGCCTCGGCTGCAGCTACGCGAAGCCGTACGGCTACTACCGCGACAAGGAACACCTGGTGGACGCCGTGCGCGGCCAGGCCTTCGACCGACTCGCCCGGTTCTTCCACGAGTACGAGGGCAGCCACGGCGTTCCCCACTTCGGCACGGCCTATCTGCGCTTCGCCTTCGAGAACCCCGAGACGTTCCGGCTCATGTTCGAGCTCCGACAAGACCTCGTCTCGGAGACGACTCGGGCCGCGCAGCAGCGAGCCTGGGAAGCGTGCTCGGAGCCCATCCGCGAGCTCGTCGAGCAGGGCCATCTCGAAGGCGATCCCGACCTGATCGCCCA
The genomic region above belongs to bacterium and contains:
- a CDS encoding WHG domain-containing protein is translated as MARPQRSESEIEAFREQAAAAALEMVEEDGVASLTLRRLAQRLGCSYAKPYGYYRDKEHLVDAVRGQAFDRLARFFHEYEGSHGVPHFGTAYLRFAFENPETFRLMFELRQDLVSETTRAAQQRAWEACSEPIRELVEQGHLEGDPDLIAHVTWAALQGLAALALANQLYLGKSVEEIAGGMQSILRGFLPGVADRPLPWTNPAHDPAHDVSPTLAAGEEA